DNA from Musa acuminata AAA Group cultivar baxijiao chromosome BXJ1-5, Cavendish_Baxijiao_AAA, whole genome shotgun sequence:
tttgagtttttttcacactttgattgcactttgttatccattcatacagaaaagggtgacgtatttataaaccccaatgaTTTCGAAATTggaacaaaataaatattttatcttgaattttcGGATACCGATAGTACCATCATCataataccaccacttgacactaggcggtattaTCATCCAGTCTGACAGGATCATTTCTTGATAAAGTTTCAAATATTGAGTTCTGactgtaccaccgcttgataaggaATAAAAGTATtgacaaaaataaaaacttaaataCTTGATCAAGCTTTTGTCCCAAGTTAAAGAAGGTATAGTTTTGAGGAGCGCTGATAATGCTCAAGAGAGAGAAGATTACAGTATATATAAACAGTGATACATAAGAATATTGTGAATTGAAGTTGACAAATAGAAGGTGGACATGAACAGAACATACACAACGGGTAGGAAAACAAATAGCACTTGTTAAGTCGAATTTTGGTGTCGGATGTGAATTTTGGTGTCGACGTCTACTTTTGAGTTCATCTCGAGTAAAAATAGTGTTGGGTGAGGAAAAAGCTCAAATGAAAATCCTACTTAAGTCAATTTATGTTTAGATGATTCGATCAAAAGTTGAATTTATCAAACGCAATTAAGCCGACCGATCTCACGCCGAAAACCATTTTATAGTATGGCATGTAATTATTGAGTCTAAATTCATGATTAATGTAAAGAGTGTTATGTTCGATCATAAGTGAGATTATGAAGTTATACTATACGAGaaaatctctttattctgttgaggaaaatcctttctcaacgaagggaacgcctgctatctgctcttgccctactcacgaagtctctcgtttgtaaaccattctttgcatcgatccaagattgttatccttatcaggagcaccatcttggggAGCTAAATCGACCCTCCTCAATGGTGCCACATTATCTACCTCGTAAGCTTCAAGTTGAAGTGACATATTGGTTGGATGAAAGTGACGTGACAACTACGTATCAGTTGGCATGCATGAAATAAATAATCCCCATATCAACATTGCATAGTGAAAAATTAGGAATAATATCGACCCACACATATGAATTGATGTCTAGCGATCTAATTAAGGTTCTATAGATTGTTTATTCTTAATTTTTCAACTATTTTTCAATTATAATTGAGTGGATACAATTTTTCCGTATTATATTGAGCCGACCAATGTTTAatagaagcaatagatgaatatattCATCTCAAAATTATCAATGTGGAAGTAAATGCTGAATAAACCTCGCACCAATAAGATTAGCTATTTAATATACAATAAGAGAGAGGTAAGAGAGACATTAAGTTAACTACCATTCATAATAACATATGAAAACCTTTGAGTATTAGATTAATGCATGCATCTATGGCAGACAAATCACTGCAACAACCAGTCCCGTAGTTTACCAGATTCGTATAATCCTCCGAATATTGTGTTCTTACTTATATGACATGCATAATCCTTCAAAACAGAAGTCGGGATATGTAGTGGACGTCCTTATCATCTCCTTCTTGCTTCCCTTTTTGTTTTTTGCTTACCTCTTAGCTACCGACTGTTATCTTGTCAATTTTCtctttaatcttcttcttcatctatcaAATCCCCGTACACTCGAGGCATATTAAGTCACAGCAATCGAGGCATATGATCGAAAAAGGgataatattttgattcttatactAAGGATGATTGTTCGTAACAACTAGATGGGTTCAGAGACCAGGGAAAAATGATAACGAatagggttaattatagattatcttatATAATTAGCTACCTTTAGCATCTCAGTCTTTACATTTTAAGTTACATtcttatagttacgaaagtgaaatatctaagtCTACTTACCATAACATCGTTGGTTTATCAACGAAAACATAaaaacaaattataaaaatataattttaatatttcgattAGTGATAGTGAATGACGTCGATGGTAGAAGATGGCAACGCCGCTAGTGACTGCAGGTGGCTATTATGGATGACGAGAGTGACGGTGAAAGGTAAGGGTTGTTCGACAACTACGTCGATGATAGGTACGATGACGTACTTAACATTGAATTCTGAGACCCATATTTTTCTACTACCATCGGATACATCCGTAAGGAGCTCGACAACCGCTGGCTTGCCAGCCTCTCAGAGTTTCTCTTTCTAATCAACGAGAACCACAACGAATAGAACTCCTCCGACGAGCGAGCCCCCCATCTCCCTTTTTTTATACCCATGCTAAAACTAATGCGGCAACGAGGGGAGCAGCAAGAGCCCAATGGGTCAACGATGAGGTGACCACCACCATCTGCATCGATGCCATACAATTGTCGAGCGATAAAAGGACCACCAATGCAAATGCCAAGCGACTCTTTTGCCGACGCTGACATAAATGTAGAGCGACACCACTCGACAACCGGGTTAACACCGACACAAATGTAGAGCGACAAAAAGATTGCTTGATAATTACATCGACGTCAACATAAATGTAGAACAACTTTCACCTCTCGTCGCACCACTCTCTTCATCCATAACAATCACCCTTGATCATAACGATATCATCGTCTGTCACTATCAATATTGTTCGTCACCAttaactgaaatattaaaattattttttatattttattttaagattTCTATTAATAAAATCAACATTAGAATAAATAAATCTTgataaataatctataattaactctACCAAACACATTAGACTAGAAAAGACTTACTTTGATTTTTGGAGGTGATGATAACAGATGTTGGCTGCTTCACGAGAATGCAAACACCCACCAATTTACCCGTATACCAAGGAAACAACGTTATACGACGGCCAGTAATAAATCAGAAGATTCTCTCTCAGATGCGAGAGTACAGAACACTTGCGATTGTAGCAGAAATGGATTGTACTTTGGCTCAAATTATTTGTATTCGTTGGCTTTATATTAGCCTGGAGTTTGCGCCCAGCAAAATTAGTACATGAAAGCATGCATTAGCTTGATATGTATACCATAGTTTCCAAAATGGCCAACAGACGAACAATGAAAAATGAATGCAAACCATGCTACCACTCTGAACAAAGAACCATAAACCGTACCCCACCCCTCTCCCCTCCGATCGTAACCTCTTGCTCGAGTTGCCAGATAACAGTTCGTAAATATGTTCCTCCATTCGAAAAAAAATCAGAATACATCCTCATCAAACCAATTTGGTTTTGTGCTGTTAATACTACAGTGTTGCTAACCAGAAAGGAGGCTCCTCGGAGTTCTGATTTCTATTCACGAGCCCGTTTTCTGGACTTGTGTGTGCGAGTTTGATTTAGAAACTTCTCTCCTCGAGCAGAATGTGTGATGCCTTCTCCTTGCAGCTCCCTCTTAACATCCTTCTTCAGCTCCTTCAAACTTCTGCAGAAATTTTAGATAGTAACTTCTTATAGCATTATCAATGTGGTTAgcatataagaaaaagaaaatcaataaagtgGTTAGCCGAGGAACAAGGTTCTGCCAAACAACCTGGTAAAAGATGGTTTAAAAATTCCCAATGAACGAATAAATATATCCTCTGCTATCAACAGCCCatgattatattaataatatattaaggcAACAACAATAGATTGGGGGTCATGGGCTTCACCAAGGGGTGCACTAAGATTTACTATTTGTCAAAAAATAATCCAAATTGCAAGTAAACAACACGGAAAGACTAACGGAGAAATAGAATCAAACCTGTCTGGATGTGATCCATCTTCTACGCCATGTCTGGACAACCATCGGATGCATCCAGTGTGAGGTGGAACCAACGATCCAGATATATGAAGTATTTCTTCATCCAAACTATATGACATTATATTGTCAATTGTACTAAAATGGGTAATGAGTTTCTTTAATAAACATCTAAGCATACAAATACTAATGAAGATAAAAGATGAAAACAAAATGTAAATTTTTTCAGCATTTCTAACAACTTAAGACTATAATTTTAGCATCTCACCACAACCCAACTTGACTTTAATCACCAAGTTACTAGCTTTCAGAGGAGTTCAAAAAAATTAAGCAGGAATAGCTCTTGTCAGCCAACCTTTGTTCTTGTGCTTTTGGAGAATCATTATGACCTTTCTATTAGTTTCAACTAAAATCAATGGTCTATAGGAAGGAAACAACAGCTGATCCAAAGTCAACAACTGGAACATGAGGGAAGAGGGAAAAATAAAGAACTGACATATAATGATGTTCAGGCATctctaaagataaaaaataactgACATGAGTTGAAGGAAAAAAACTGCCATGAgggggagaaagaaaaagaacagaCACGAAGCATCTCTACTGAGACAATTAAGCACAATGTGTTTGTTATCCCATTTTATTATATCTCAGTACATATTCTGTACCTTAGTATGGAGGATGCAATAATTAGGTCAATTAAAAATTCATGTTGACAATTTTTTATGAGCTTGTACTAcagacatattcagcaataatcctTTTATCACATGAAGCGGTAAGTGAAGCTACACCCCCAGATCCGCAAGCTCCAAGGACTTTCATATTGAGGTGTCATGAGTTGCAGCACAACAATTTGATGTACGTGTGTTCAAATTAGCATCCAGGTTGGCCCTACTTAGGGTTTAAGACCTTGGTGTTtgggttgcaagtttggacagttttatatttttattattcagaTACTTCCCCAAAACTCTTCTATGAGTATGCTAGAATATGTATTACAATAGGTTTGGGAGTCACAATAAAGAAGAGGTTGAGATTTTTAATTTTAGCATTGAGAAGCCTAAGACAATATGGTCAAATAGGAACTCAGCCATTACTAGAGAACAGTATTAAAATGACAAGAATGTACAAGAACAAGATATCTGTAAGCTTTCACCTTTTGACTAAGAATCGTATCATGCTTCCAGTTTTAATAACATGCCGCTTGTGGGAGGAACTAGCAAAAACTCCTGCACCATGTTTCTGAGATGATGAAAAGAAAATGTCAAAATGAAGCGATAATGAACCCTTTTTACTATGTAAAAGTACTTTAGAATCCTAAAAAGGAAAATACAAAATCTTACAATCTTATATCTAAACTCTTCACGAATGTCTTCCAACATTATGGCAGCTGAAGAAAACCCCAATACAATCACATGAATGGATTCCTTTCCCAGCTTGACAACTTTGCCTTCTGAAGAGTCAAACCACATTGAATCAAGAAGAATCCCAACATGAGAAAAAGGCTCAGACTTCATTATTCTATTGCAGAGTTAAACTGCCTAGTTCAGTATAGCCAGATATTAATCCTGAGATACAATTTCGAAATTGGGCATACAGAACCGATAAAGCAAATAGTAGCAACAGATGGCAAAAGAAAGACCCTTAGCATCATCAATAAATATCAAGACATGAGCAATCTACTTTGGAAAAGGCATGGTGAGAAACTAGTTTGCACAAAGATGCATACCTCTGTACCATGCTAATATGTCTCAGAAATGGCAGCCCATTGCCACTTCTGCTGGTTTGATATGCACGGCACAAAACTATATGAATAATCACAAACCTTGTGGCAAAGCACAGGACAATAATGGAGCTGCTCCATGGTGCCAAAAGTGCATCATATCAACATAAATTGGTTTAAAGGTTTTTGTTTTTCATATAATTAATAAGAAAATAACATAACAACTTCAAAGAAACCATATTCCAAgagaacatgcaaaaagatggccATAGAAATAGTAAGACAGTAAGACTCCTAAAGGAGTGAATGTATATGACACTTTGCTGAGTAACATAATATTTGGGAAAGGAGGTAAAGAAGCACCACAGAACATGATGGACTTATTAAAACAATATGAAATAGGTTTCAGtaggaaacttaatttctgttgctGATGACACTCATAAAATCAAAatccacacaactcataacaataaaATCCTCACATAAAAGTACAATAGAATGAAGGTGCTAAGCACAAGGTATGAGAGTATAATAACAGAAAATGGCTCAATAGTGTGCAGTTTAGTGCTAGCTCGGAGTGGTCAGAAAGCAAAGCATGGAACATAACCTAACATGATCACATTTAGAAAGTTCCCAAGAATCTTTCTCAtaataaaaccatgcatcattctTTACAATCCAAACTAAGTCAAAATCTCTTGGAGTATCTTTCATTTTTAGATTGCATATCCTTGaactccctccccccccccctccccccttcgtcctcctcctcctcctcctcttatctAAACAGCTTCACAAATCAGAAAAGCATATATTAAACATTTCACCTCAAAAGCAACTTACTAGCCCTTTTTTTTAAAGAATGACTCGGGCTGGAAGACAATATGATATAAGAGAGAATCTGTAATACAACATGTTCAGACACAAAAAGTACAAGCATAAAATAGAATGATTTGTGAAATGATGTGCTTTACCTAATAACATGTCTGGCCTAGGAGAGAAAATCAGCAAATTTGCTTTCACTTTAACTTCAAAATATGGGATTAGCCCCGAAAGAATCTTCGCATGCTCGCCAGGAATATCAATTTCATATGCCAATATCACGCCATCAAATATCTCATCATATCTAttgcaaaaggaaagaaaagagttGTTGAAGCACTTATAGAGACATTGCTTCATTTTGTGTGTATTGCATTATTTGCAACAAGACTGATGAAAAGATAACCAACATTTATGACTAGATATATTTTTCAATGAAATAACCAAGAGAGAAAGTAGTTTTATGAACATCACTTAGATTAGCATACACAACTTGGTGGTGGTTAtggcttttttttgttttttactcTGGCATGTTCATGTTTACACACGGGAGGAATATTGGACCCAGAGAGGATTAGACCACAGATCCAAATGATCTTTTTGACATTCCAAAATGGTTTACAGTTGGCCTAAGGCTGTCAAAAGGAAATCCAAGAAATTGTAAGgccaataaagagtaagaaaacaATCGGTAGCAAACTAAGTCCAGTTTTTCCCACCAAATTATCAAAGTAACTACTTAACTTAGTTAAGCCCCAAGCTTTAAGCATACAAACAGAAACAAATCGACATGCAATGAACCAGCATCATCATACATGTCCCCATCCAATCATCTTTATCAATAAGTTGTCTATCATGCTTCCTTCTATCACTAATGAGAAAACAAAATTAAGTCTCTCAAAAGTTCATCTCTTAAATAACATCAAAGGAGCAAGTGCATCAAACATTACATAAATAGTGGACAAAACAAGATGACAGATTGTAACTTTCATGTGAAATATAAGATCTTTGCCCTTATGACGTGGAAAAACCAAGGTGGTTGCTATATTACCCTTTAGAAAGTGGAACCAGAAAGATTAGATATTACAATTTCTTCAAGAATTAGACAAAAATGTCTAACAATTGTTCCTTACATTATACATACATGAGAGAATCATAGTTTTATCCCCAACAATTCGCAATATCAAATAGGGGACATGAGAACGTACCAATCAACGCAAGAAAAGAGAGGAACTGTGAACAAAACGGACAAAGAAAAACTTCGAACCGAAAGATTTCTTAGAGGAGGGGGGTACGAAGGGCGGGGATGGCCTACGTGAAGAGCAGGGAACTGAGCTGGCGAAGGACAGCGTGTCGGACCTTGTTGGCCTTGGAAGGGTGGACGTACACCACCAGGTCCGCCTCCGCCACAGTCAGCCCGTCCATCGCCCACCCGCCTCGCCCCGCTCCACTCCGCCCAATCGATCTCGCTGGCCGCGACGAGATGAATCGGCTTCGCCCCCCTCGCTCGTCGTCCCCTCCTCAAAACCCTAGCAGAATTAGGCGGCGCAAACCCCACTCTTCTACCTCTTATTACGGGTAACCGGCGCTTGTCGGGTGCGGATCCGAATCGTTCTACTGTTCG
Protein-coding regions in this window:
- the LOC135673656 gene encoding uncharacterized protein LOC135673656 — its product is MDGLTVAEADLVVYVHPSKANKVRHAVLRQLSSLLFTYDEIFDGVILAYEIDIPGEHAKILSGLIPYFEVKVKANLLIFSPRPDMLLEGKVVKLGKESIHVIVLGFSSAAIMLEDIREEFRYKIKHGAGVFASSSHKRHVIKTGSMIRFLVKSLDEEILHISGSLVPPHTGCIRWLSRHGVEDGSHPDRSLKELKKDVKRELQGEGITHSARGEKFLNQTRTHKSRKRARE